From the Criblamydia sequanensis CRIB-18 genome, the window CTCGCGTAGATCAAAATATTGAGACCCTTTCAATTCATTTTTAGCAACATCTTCAACATAGGCTGCAAAAGATTCAAAACTGACATCATAAAGACTATCCTCAATTCTAGTGCAGGTATACATCCTCCAAATAGGGGGGCGCGGATCGGGATTCATTGACCAGCTTGTTCTTTTATTGATCCAAAAGCGATTAGAAAAATTACAAACAACCGTTGTACTGTTTTGAAAGGGGTTAGAATTAATGGCTCTTCCCTTAAAAGAGTTTGCAGCTCTTAAAAAAAAAGAGGGTCTAAATAAAGCCTGGGAAGTTACAGAAGATGCTGATTGCATAAAAAAACTCCATTTTTATAATTTCGCTTGTAAACTTAAGATTATACACCTTTCTCAGTCAAATTTATTTTAAGAAAGCGGCTAAAAGTTATTTTTCTTACAAAAAGGTTTTTTATGAATGAAGCTCCCCCATTCTCAAAAGAAGGTCAATACAACGGTCGTGTTCAAATAAGTCTCTTTCACTCCTGGTACCCTTCCTCTAAACCCTCTGAACCGGAAAGCCTGCCTATTTTATTTCCCAGTATTGAAAGCAAACGCCTTTCCATCCTCCCTTTTACCGAACCCTATAAAGAAGAATTCAAAGCCAAATTCAATCATAGATTTTCATCCTCATTTCCAGATCAAGAAGAGATAGCAACAATTAGTCGAATTCTTGAGCAAGAGCTCAGTATTAGTGGAAGTGTTGCAGAGGCTCTCATAAATAAGGATTCACTCCGAATTTTAGAAAATAATCCTCTCACGGGATATCGACTCATTGAGAAAGGATCTAATAAAATCATCGGCAGAGTTTGCATGGAAGAGTATGCTAAGGGCCGAGTTAAATGCGATATAGTCTTGGATAAGGACTATCAAAATCAACAATATGGAAAGGAAGCCGCCATTACGATGCTTTTTTTTGCTATAGAATACGTCTCAAGAAGTGATTTAAGTGAAAAAGGTCGTGTTCAGAGTTTTGTTTCGATCCTAGATGGAAATGATGAACGTAGTATAAAACTCGCTAAATATTTGGGAATGGTAGCTCATAATAATCCAAAGGAATTGGAGCTTGATGAATTGGCGTCGCATCAACAAGTCTACGAAATACCCACCGACTACCTTAACGCGGTTTATAGAACCCGCTTTATAAAGCTCGATCAGCGAAGCCTTTTAGATAACTCTCACGCTAAAAATTGGACGCGTCATTAAAAAATAGCATAATCATCAATAGGCTCGTTTTTTATCTCTTTGAAATAACTAGCTTATATTTTTTTATAGAGCGGTGAAAAGCCTTAAATGTTTCTTTCTTTAAAATAATATTCCCACGCAGGTAATTCTAAAGTAAATATTTTTTCTGGAGAAGTGAGGAAGATTTCCTTCATCTCCTTAGCTTTCATCCAGCCGATATCTCGGCTTTCGTCTGATTCAAGCTTTGGCTCCGCGTCTTCAACCTCGCAAATGAAAATAAAGCCTATCCAAGGCTTGCCACCTTTTAGCTGCTGAGTGCAACAAAAAGATTTAAATCCAAAGGCAGCATCAAAATTGGGCTCATAAATCTCAGTTTTATCTTCGTGTTTAATTTTTTTTAGCCTTAAACCGCATTCCTCATCAATTTCACGAGCCATCGCTTCATAAACAGTTTCATAGGGCCTATCTAATGAACCTGCCGGAAATTCCAAAGTGCCTGTATAAACAGGGTCGCTACTTGGCTTCCATCTCGTTTGGATAAGAACCTCTAAAACCCCATCATGAGTCCGTTCAATTATTCCTGCCACAAAAGGAAGAGCTGCTCCGAAATTTCTCTCTACAGGTTTCCTTCCAATAAAACGAATCAGATTTTTAACGCCTTTTGCTTCATCTTTATAGGTTTGACCTAAATCATCAAGCAAATGAACTTCAAAATTTTTTGTTACTTTTCTTGTAAATTCAACGCTAAAATAGCGTTTAGAAACCCCTCTTATGTTGTAGAAATTTTTCTCAAGAAACATACCTTCTTTAATTTCCGGATCATGAATTGAGTTGGAGAGAAAGGTTATTAGGGCTCCCGGTTTTAAAATTCTCTCTATCTCACGAAAGATTTGAGTGGTGATTTCTATATTAAAATAATGAAGAGACAAATGAGCGTAAACGCAATCAAAAGAATTATCTTCAAAAGGCAAACAATTATTTAAATCAATTTTCTTAACACTGATTTGAGTTTTCTTTTCTTCAGTAAGTTTAGAAACAATCTCTTCAAGCGGACTTGGATCTATATCTGTGCTTACAACTTCAAATCCATGATTTAGGAAAAAAAGACTATCCTGACCAAGCCCTGATCCCAATTCTAAAATCTTACCACCATTGGTGAGGTATTCTTTCACGGTTTCAGCAAAAATTGAAGGCTTTAACGTCCAATCCTGTCCCTTATAATAGTCATGTAATTCCTTCCAAGTCGATGTCATAAAGTGCTCTTTTTTAGGCGCAAATTGTAATATTTTTAGGAAGGGATGTCGATTAAAAAAGAAAGAATGGTGGCTTAAGAAGCCCCCTTGTTTAGATTAAAATTTTTCTTTTCCAATATCCGCCATTCTTTCAGTGAAGATTCTCCAAGTGGCACCTTTAACCCACTTCTCAGTGCCTATAAGGCGAAGGCCTGTTCGATCGTGGTTGATGGTGCCAAGGTCAAGTTCTTTAGTGCCCGGATTAAAAAAGAAGGCAAAATAAATGGTCTCATCTTGACTGCTATTCCAATTGGTATCAAAAGCAAGTAATGCGCCGTTTTCTATTCCTTTACGATCTTTTTCTGAAAGAGCATGCATCAAAAGATTATTATTTAAAGAAAGAAGAGCCGTTTCATCTGTTGAGAATTCTTTAAAGAGGGTAAGGACCGTTTGATAAAAGTCAAAGACACTCATTTTTTGCCAATCATGACAGGCCAATTTCTTTTTAAATTCTTCAAATGAAGCTGGGATTCTCTCCTTAACAAATTTGCAAAGCTCCTTTTTGGCTTCCTTTGGAACTGTTTGATCGGCAATCATTTGATAGGGGGTCATGAGATTTTTCTTAATTTGCTCTTCAAGGGGACTTGATTTATCGCTTGCCATCTTTTTAAGCATAGGATCTTCAAACGGTGTAAAATTAAAATCATGAAGTCCATCTACTCGAGTCAGATATTGGGTTTTCAAATCATCTTTTGATTGGCAAAATTTAAGGGTCTCGTAAATCAGGCTCTCAGCATTTTTTGGAGTTATTTGAGTATGTTCGTAATTGAAGGGTGTTTCCGTATAAGTGCTAAAAACATGGCCTTCTGAGTCCCCTATAGCAAGCATCCAAGGTGTTTTTTTTAAGATTTTGCTTAACCATGTCTCATCAATTGAACAAGTATCGCTTATATTTCTAAGAGCATAGCTCATTTTGAAGCGGCCCATAAAATTGCTGTTTTGAATAAAGGAGCGCATCGAATCAAGACCTTCTTTCTTATCTTTATCTTGATTCCACTCTTTCATCGAAGATAAAGCATCGAAAGCTTTCAATAGGTGCGTTTTGAACATTTCCTCATTTTTTATTCTCTTCCAGTGCTTCATTGTTAATCCCGGTTCTTTAGCATAGAGAACAAAAGCGCCAAAGTGCGAGCTGCCATCGCTTGCCGCCTCAGAATTAACATCAGGATCATATTTATAGTGAAAATGCTCAAGAAAAGATTCCTTTAATTCAGAAAGAACCGCTTTGGCAAAGGATTTATCTAATTGTTGTAACGCATTAGTAAATTTTAAATTTAACTTTAAACCGCCAAATAGATCATCCATTTTGGAATTATGGCTTGGGGCCGGAGCCGCCGCCATAGAAGCCATAGTATATTCTAAAATTCTGCCAATGGAGTTGGTTTGCAAACTAAAGGCTAACTTTCCCCATTTCGCGTGTTTTTCTTGAATGTGTTCTTCATCTTTTATGGCTACTTTTGCAAAAGTATCAATAAAATTATCTATCGTAACTTTCTTAGATTCTAAAATAAATTTGACAACTTCCTCTAAATGTTCTTTTGGCTCGGAAATTCCCATTACCATTAGAGCCTCTTTAATGCCGATGCATTCTAGAATGGAAAAATGTTTTTCAGAAACATTTCCTTTGGTATCAAACTCAAGTTGGCATGATAAATCATCATCTGCCATTTTTGAAACGAAAGGAAATTGCATTTTTTCTTTTTCAACCATTCTTATTAATTCACCTGTTTGAATAAGAAGCCTCATATCTTTTACAAACCATTTGGGTTGTTCATCCTGCACTTGTTTAGCTTCAGAGGTTGCAAAGCAAGACCCGACAGGCCCTTGATGCAATAGAGTAAGAAGAGCAGCTAGGGTTGCTTGAATGGCGTGCAAGTCGTTAATTTTTTCATCGGCTTCTAACTGGAGATAACTTCTCAAAATCCGATTCATATCTGCGCATGGATCATTTGGCTTCTTCGCCAAGGTAATTTCCTTCCTAAGCATATACTTCGATGAAATTTCATTTAATTTGATCTTGATGAAATTCTCAAAGTCCGGACCTTCTCGATTCATGAGTTCTATAACAAGCGGAATTAATTTAACGTTGATTGATCCGATAGGAGTGACTAAAATTTTAGCTATCGCGATAGGTTCCTTCGTGGCCCGAAGCATTTCTTTTTCTTGAATCGTGCATTCAGAATCCAAGTCCATTACGTTTGATAAAACTTTTGAAATATCCTCTCGGCACTTCATGCAAACCTTTTCAAGAGACTGCTCAAAATTCAAAGGATCTATTAAATCGGCTAAATTTTTATAATTAACCCCAGCTAGATAGATAACAGAAGAGAGATAACTTTCAGTCTCTATTTGAATCGTCGAATGCGTCTTTTCTTTAGCTTGTTCTATAATTTTTTGAGAGAAAGCCAAAATAAGTTCCCTTTCTTGGGAATCTTTCATGAGCGGCATCATCTTTTTTAAAGTGGTAATCTCGGAAGTATAAAGCAATGATCTCTGACTTTTTTTAGATTGCGTAGGGGGTTCAAAATTTTCGAAATATTTGGTAGCTAACCCCTTGCTGTCCGAAGAGGAAGAGGCTGTTTCAGCGGCACTTAAAGAGGCGGTTGACTGAGCTCCCCATATAGCGTTAGATAATGTATTCCACATATGATTTTCCTTTTTTGGTTTAAAAACGAAAAATAGAACGTCTAAGCGCTCAAAGTAGATCATTAAAGAATCTTTGTAAACCCTGCAAAGAAGTAAAAAGTAAAGGAAAATGAGAAACAAAATTAGTCGGCTTCTCTATGCCTTTTTTTAGGGAGAGATAATAATGGAAAGGCTTCAATTTTTGTTTTTTTATATCTTTGGTCGCAAGAAAGGTCCTCAACAAGCCTTCTCAATGCATCAGGGGGGGCTACCGATTCAATCGATTCCCCTTTTTTAAGCACTATCGCTTTAAAGTCTTTTTTAGACGGATATTTTAAAATGCCGGGAGTTGAAAAACTGCAATTAAAATAATTTCCAATTGCGCCAATACCTGCTTTACCCATTATTTCTCTGAGATCATCGGTTTTTTTTTGACTGGTAAGAAGGTTTACTTTAACCATATTGCAATACGCATCTGAAATCTGCATGACTTTAACCACATTTTCAAGCCAACCCAACTCTCCATTTTTACCGTTCGGAATAAGATCAATCCCTACTTCTTCATAAGGATGAACTTCTTCTATAGCTTTAATTAATGTAGATAATCGATGGATGCTAACCCATGTAGTGTATTTCAGTTCTTCCACTATTTCACTTTTCCCAACAGAGCCGATAGCGGGATCGGATCCTTCTCCCGGGATGTATCTAGCTTTTCCTTTGCAAGAAAGTACATTGGAGCCAACCCCTAACACCTTTATCATAGTCTCTCCAATCATTTCTGCTGAAAGAGGAGCAAATACAACAAATTTCACTATTTCCGATATGGAATAGATCTCACTTATTGGAAAAGAGGTAGGTATGGTTGTTTTTTCAAGGCATGCAAAAGTGGTATGATGAGTCTTTCTTAAAGACAGTTCAGCGCAAACCGTTTTTATCGTATCAATAGGCGCTTTCATTTCTACTTTAAAAATAGAGTGAATATGAGGTTCTATACCGCTTCCATCAGATTGAATCATTTGCGCTTTTACCAAAAAAATGGGAAAAACTACTTCTTTGGATTTTGTGCATATATGATCCGTCTTGTCTTTTTTAGAAACGATTAAGGTGGCTTTAGAAATAGGTAGTACGGAAAAAAAAACTGCCGGTGTTTTAACTTGAACTCCGTTCATTTTAAACCCTTATAAACCCTTATTTTTAAAGTTAACTGATAGCTTTCATGCTAATTTCTAGTTTTCTCTCTTCTAGTGAAAAAAGGTAAAGCCCAAAAGCGATAATTATTATAGATAAATAAAATTGCCATAATATGTTTTCACTTAAAAAAAACCATCCTAAGGTGGCAGTAAAAAATGGCGTTGAAAACCCGGCAAAAGATAGGAATGTGGCTGAATATTTTTTTAATAAAAAGGCATAGAGATTATAGCAAATTAAGTTTGATACAATAAGAAGAATGGAAGAAAAAATAAGAAAGTATTTCCAATTCAAAACTGGAAATGGGTTCCAGTCCTCCATCACATAAGAATGGCCAAGAGATAAAAAACCGCCTGCCACCATGCTAATGCCATTTGCTAAAAGAGGATGGCAATCTTCTTTTTGAACCGCCTGTTTTAAAAGTATCCAGCCATATACGCTGCAAACAACGGCCATGACCATAGAAAGCTCAGGCCATGAAATAAAAGGAATTTCACCTTTTGATTCGTCAATGGACTTCGCTAAAATGAGTGGTAGAAATCCTATAAATCCAATGATTAATCCGAGACATTTTTTTAAATTTAACACTTCAGAAAAAATAAAATAGGAAAATACAGCTGAGATGAAAGGTGAGAGGTTATAAATCAGACAGGTTTTATAAGTGTATAGATATTTTAAAGCATAGGCTTCAAAAATATTTGTGAAGTAAATATTAATTACGCCGAGAGATAAAAGCCTCAATAATATGCTTGTGGAAAGCATCTTTTTTTTGTTCGTAAAAAAAAAATAGCAAACTAACATTAATAACCCGGCAAAAAACATCCTCGAACCTACCAAAAAAAGGATCGAGGAATATTGGAAGCACATTTTTTCCACAATAAAAACGAGTGCAAATAAAGCGTAGAGAAGAAAAACTAAAATCATTAAATCTAATAAAATTCAAAGTTTTGATAGCAACTTGAAAAGAGATTAGCTAATAATTTATTATAATTCAACAAAAATAATAACTTGTATTATCTATCACACATCATTGGGAGCTATGTTTTAATTTTTCATTTTAAAATCGTCATAGTTTTTTATATTTAAATCTCTTCCAAACCAACTTTTAAGCGGCACTTCCATAAGCTTTTCAGAGCCTGCATATCCATTATCAAATGAAATAGAAAATGATTCATTGGGTTTAATAATAGCTGTGCTTATAGTTCTAGCGTTATTTACTTCACGGCCGGATCTTATTTTTTGCAATCTTTCTTTCGCGTTTAATATATTTTTATCATGAAATTTAAGGTATTTATTGTGAATTTCACCTTCTCGCTCCCAACTGTTTGTGGGTGTTGGTCTTGTTGGATCTGGAGCATATCTAAAATTTAAAGTCACAAGGGGTTTCTTTTTATCCCACTCTCTTTCATTATTGGAACCATTAGGCATCTGCATCAAATGAACACTTTTGCCATCATGTTTATCCGCAAAACAAAGATTAGATGAGCTTAGAGCTTTCTCCTGGCAAAACCGCAAAGCTTCCTCAACATTCACACAGCTTTCTATGAGATGTCTTAAATAGAAAACTATAGGCATTTTTTCAGGATAATCAGTCATGCCTATAGCTACATTAAGAGACCCAAATAAGCCTTTTTCATTAAGGGACGTAAGATAGCCGACAAGCAAGGGACAGCTTTGGTTAATTGTCCTTATTCCGCAAGAAGTTTCTCTTAGTTCTACAAACGAAACGGTTCCAAAAATACCCATCGAATTCCAGTCTACAGTACGAAGCACTGTCGGGCCGCTTTCTAAATCATCCCCGTCCATAACAACCGTGCATCCCATGGCTTCTTTTTGCCTTTTGAGCCAAATTTCCGCATTTTTATAATCCATGCTGCCCATATCCGGCAGCATGTTGAAATAAATTATCCATTCCAAAGTTAGCGGTTCGCCTTTCAAAAAATTCCAGCCTTCCCTTTTCTTATTATAGCCGTCTACAAGCCCCTGCATTTCCGCTAAGTACTTTTCGGGAATGACGCTTTTCATTTTTTCAGCAACAAGAGGAATTTCTTTTGGGAACCCCATCAAAGTGCAAAAGGCAAAATTATTTAAACCGATCATTTTTTTTATTTGCGGGGCCATCATAAACCCTCTTGCATAACCTGCATCATAAGAACTTACTTCTTTGGGAATTATAAGAAGAGGCAAATTCCCTTTATAGACCAAGTGAACGCCTCTACAACAAGCTTCCTGAAAGGCTTTGTCTGAAGGATTGTGGGTTGGGGGAATAAAAAAGGGAGCAGTTGCATTGGCCAAAAGAGACCCAATCGTTAATTGAAGACCTGTAAAAAGTTGATAATAATTACTATTTGAAAGGCCCGAATACGCCATTACAAGTCCAAGCCACGTAAAAAAAATTAAAGTGACTTTTAAAGCTAACGGATTATCATGAAGAAATTTTTTGGTTGGAGAGTAGGTTGAAACAAATGGGATTTTTTTAGAGGAGTCTATACAATTATGTGTCGCCTGCATTTTTTTACCTTTAAGTTTTTTAAATAAGGTGTGGTAACCTTTTTAAAATACCTTTTTTTATACGGCAATTACTTTCAGACGAAAATGAAAATAAAGATTATTTAGTCTTTTCTATATTTAAGCTCCCAAACCTTTTGCCTTGCCTTATTAAGAGGCTCATAACATTTTTTTTCTGAACAGAAAGTTAAACAGTTTTTAAGATAAGGATGAACGGATCGAACATCTTTTGAAGATTTAACAAAGAAAGCTTTTCTACCCCTTTTCCCTTCTATCACCATGACAGTCTCACCTTCCTCAGAAGAAATATGGACTTTGCCATTTGTCGAGTATTTAAATTTCAGGTTACGATCGCAAACTTCTTGAACCGCTTTTATCTCCTGCCATTTTAAGTAGAAACAAAACCCGGCACCTGAAAATGACAGACCAAGAAGTCCAAATTTTGAGTAAGGGTTATTAAATATTGGCAATCCCATAGCGATATCCATTTGCTTATGTAAAGCTGCTTTACATTACTTTCTAAAAAACCAAAAAAATAAATTTAAGACAACAGTAAGAATTATGCTTAGAATAATTGAAGTCATTATAGGGAAATAAAAAGAACCGCCCTTCCCTTTATAACTATAATCTCCGGGTAAATTTCCGAGAAATCCCCCGATTTTATTATTGAATAAAAAAAGGAGTCCGACAATACAAAGAAGGATTCCGGCCATCAAAATTATTTTACCAAAATTTTCCGACATCGACAATTCCATACGTTTTTAACTTTATCTATTTTATAATGTTTAATAAATCAATTTTTATTATTTCCTCATTTTCTTAAGGTTGAAATGGAATGTGCATCTCCCACTTGTGATAGAGCCTCTCAATTAGAATTATTTTTTGAGCCCTATTTAAAAACGATTGAAAAAACTCTTGGCCAAAGACTTTCCCGATTGAATCCGGATAACTCTCTTCATCAGGCCATCCTATATTCTTTAAATAGCGGCGGCAAACGCTTTAGACCGGCCCTTGTCATGATGATCGCTGAATCCTTAGGAAATGGTTTTGATGTTTCCCCCTCAGCTCTTGCTATCGAATATTTTCATACAGCGACCCTCATTGCCGACGATCTGCCTTGCATGGACAATGATGATATGAGAAGAAACAGGCCTTCTCTCCATAAAGCTTTTGGCGAATCAACAGCTCTTCTCGCAAGCTATGCGCTCATCGCGGAAGGTTTCGGCTTAATTGCGGAAAATGGAGACGTTTTAAATAGCGCCCTAGGAGATGGTAAAACAGCTGCTCTTGAAGCTTTCAAGATAGCCTCATACAACACAGGCATTCACGGGGCAACAGGCGGACAATTTTTTGACCTTTATCCAAAAGAGCTGACTGAAAGTTCTTTAAAAGAAATCCATCACATGAAAACTACC encodes:
- a CDS encoding GNAT family N-acetyltransferase, encoding MNEAPPFSKEGQYNGRVQISLFHSWYPSSKPSEPESLPILFPSIESKRLSILPFTEPYKEEFKAKFNHRFSSSFPDQEEIATISRILEQELSISGSVAEALINKDSLRILENNPLTGYRLIEKGSNKIIGRVCMEEYAKGRVKCDIVLDKDYQNQQYGKEAAITMLFFAIEYVSRSDLSEKGRVQSFVSILDGNDERSIKLAKYLGMVAHNNPKELELDELASHQQVYEIPTDYLNAVYRTRFIKLDQRSLLDNSHAKNWTRH
- a CDS encoding methyltransferase domain-containing protein, with product MTSTWKELHDYYKGQDWTLKPSIFAETVKEYLTNGGKILELGSGLGQDSLFFLNHGFEVVSTDIDPSPLEEIVSKLTEEKKTQISVKKIDLNNCLPFEDNSFDCVYAHLSLHYFNIEITTQIFREIERILKPGALITFLSNSIHDPEIKEGMFLEKNFYNIRGVSKRYFSVEFTRKVTKNFEVHLLDDLGQTYKDEAKGVKNLIRFIGRKPVERNFGAALPFVAGIIERTHDGVLEVLIQTRWKPSSDPVYTGTLEFPAGSLDRPYETVYEAMAREIDEECGLRLKKIKHEDKTEIYEPNFDAAFGFKSFCCTQQLKGGKPWIGFIFICEVEDAEPKLESDESRDIGWMKAKEMKEIFLTSPEKIFTLELPAWEYYFKERNI
- a CDS encoding DUF2905 domain-containing protein is translated as MELSMSENFGKIILMAGILLCIVGLLFLFNNKIGGFLGNLPGDYSYKGKGGSFYFPIMTSIILSIILTVVLNLFFWFFRK
- a CDS encoding DMT family transporter; protein product: MILVFLLYALFALVFIVEKMCFQYSSILFLVGSRMFFAGLLMLVCYFFFTNKKKMLSTSILLRLLSLGVINIYFTNIFEAYALKYLYTYKTCLIYNLSPFISAVFSYFIFSEVLNLKKCLGLIIGFIGFLPLILAKSIDESKGEIPFISWPELSMVMAVVCSVYGWILLKQAVQKEDCHPLLANGISMVAGGFLSLGHSYVMEDWNPFPVLNWKYFLIFSSILLIVSNLICYNLYAFLLKKYSATFLSFAGFSTPFFTATLGWFFLSENILWQFYLSIIIIAFGLYLFSLEERKLEISMKAIS
- a CDS encoding carcinine hydrolase/isopenicillin-N N-acyltransferase family protein, coding for MQATHNCIDSSKKIPFVSTYSPTKKFLHDNPLALKVTLIFFTWLGLVMAYSGLSNSNYYQLFTGLQLTIGSLLANATAPFFIPPTHNPSDKAFQEACCRGVHLVYKGNLPLLIIPKEVSSYDAGYARGFMMAPQIKKMIGLNNFAFCTLMGFPKEIPLVAEKMKSVIPEKYLAEMQGLVDGYNKKREGWNFLKGEPLTLEWIIYFNMLPDMGSMDYKNAEIWLKRQKEAMGCTVVMDGDDLESGPTVLRTVDWNSMGIFGTVSFVELRETSCGIRTINQSCPLLVGYLTSLNEKGLFGSLNVAIGMTDYPEKMPIVFYLRHLIESCVNVEEALRFCQEKALSSSNLCFADKHDGKSVHLMQMPNGSNNEREWDKKKPLVTLNFRYAPDPTRPTPTNSWEREGEIHNKYLKFHDKNILNAKERLQKIRSGREVNNARTISTAIIKPNESFSISFDNGYAGSEKLMEVPLKSWFGRDLNIKNYDDFKMKN
- a CDS encoding polyprenyl synthetase family protein, which translates into the protein MECASPTCDRASQLELFFEPYLKTIEKTLGQRLSRLNPDNSLHQAILYSLNSGGKRFRPALVMMIAESLGNGFDVSPSALAIEYFHTATLIADDLPCMDNDDMRRNRPSLHKAFGESTALLASYALIAEGFGLIAENGDVLNSALGDGKTAALEAFKIASYNTGIHGATGGQFFDLYPKELTESSLKEIHHMKTTSLFEIAFAFGWLFGGGNASDIPYVKRLASSFGSAFQIADDFDDFESDAKESRMANKVILLGPDPAFKELEREVSAFNDTLFHLKIESQAFKGIGKYILEWGRAGKNRLLAKS